The Dehalococcoidales bacterium genomic sequence CCAGCCCGTCTAAATCGGTAGGAAATCCGTCGGGGCCTATATTTGTAAAGGGAACCGTAATTTCTTCGGCTTGCCTATACAAAGGCACAACCGCCGTGAGCCAGGTTATAGTATCCTGCTTTTCTGTATTTTTCATTGCATCTTCCGGCTAATCAGTTAGTCGAATTAACAATATAATTATTCAGTTCGTTTATAAAATTAGCCCTGGCGGGTCCGACCGCTTCCATATGGGCGATAGCATTGTTTAATAACTCGCCCTTACCCTGTTCTATGGCTGAAGCAATCCATTGAATTGCCTGCACAAGGTTACGGGTAACATTGTTAATGTAATAGGTTTGTAACTGAGCGGCCGCCGCATCGGGTACTTTCATTAAAGTCGCATTGGAATGTAACTGCGCAACCTTACCGTGAACCTTTGAAACACTGTCGCTCCATGCTTGGCTGGAGATTTGCGGATTTGACATCAAGCTATTAAGGCTTAGGATGGCATCAACGACTTCCGAATCCAATGCGGTTACCGCCACAGCATATTCCGCCTCACCGCTCTGTGTAGGGGTGCTGACTTCTGTCGTGGTGGTAGTGATAAATCGGGGGCCGAATATATCGTCGCGGTAAAATATTAATACAAAGCACGTGCCTCCGATAATAAGCACCGTAGCAATTATAAGCACAATCTTAGTAACAAGATCCATATGAAGTCACCTTCTCCCGCTTTTTGTTCTCACCGGCAAATTCGAGGCTGATCTCGATATTTTGCTTTATATGATACTCTTTTATCCGACTTTATGCCACCTGTTTGTTTTAGCCGGTTAATCATAAATCGATAAATATTACCCCAATTATACCGCCTGAGAAAAGCATGTCAACATATTTTCAGCTTTTGGGAGAGAAAAGCCCTCGCTTGCTTTGTGTGCTACATTGTGTTACGATATATTTGTAATGGGGAGGTGTTAATATGGCCACGATTACAGTAAGGCTAAACAAAGATGAAGAAAGAATCTACAAAGAGTATGCCGAATATAAAAATATCCCTTTATCGACGCTGATGAAGGAAGCGCTGACCGAGAAAATTGAAAATGAGATTGATTTAAAAGCCATTTTGGCATACGAGGAAGCGTTAAAGAACGGGCAGGTCGGATATGTTTCTTTCGGCGAAATTAAAAAAAGATTAAAGATGTAAAATGAAATATTCGATTGTTTTTGAGAAAAATGCCGAAAAGCAGCTAAGCGAATTGGGTATCACTCAACAAAGGATAATAATCAATTGGATATCCGAAAACTTGGGGAATGCCGAAAATCCGCGTGTGCATGGCACAGCCTTAAAAGGCAAAAAAGAATATTGGCGATATAAAATCGGGGATTACAGGGTTATTGCCGATATTAAAGGGATGGGGATTTATCTGATTACAATTGAAAGGGGTAACAGAAAGAGTATTTACAACGATTGATGGGGGGTCTCCTTTTGTTGTTCTCCAAAGTGTAAACTAGACATTAAACAAATTTGTTTTAGGTAACATAAATTCTTTTATTCAGTTTGATACTAACTATCTATCTTCTATGGCATTAACTAGTATTTTGTTATCAAAGTGGTATCAAAAGCATGATGTCAGCTTGAGTTTAATCAGTAAGTAAACGCGCCATTTCACATATTATTAGAATTGATTTTTAGTTACTCTAAACCTTGACAATATCTTTCTTTCGCTTCCTTAAAATCCATACTAACAGATGCAATAATCTCTTCTTTTGCAGCTTTCAATTCAGCGAGCTTTTCATAAAGTTTCTCGTATACTAATTTTTGTGAAGGCATAGTTATTCGATTGCTGGCATCATCGATTTCATCTAATTCAATATTTTCTTCCTCATAAATAGTTTTCAATAACCTTAAAATGTCTTCCTTGGTTATTGAATCTATATTTTTGTATTCACTCCCATTAAGATAATACCCTTCTTGATTCTCAATCTTTAACAGCTTCATATATTTCCCTCCTCTGTGTGTAAGCGTCTTCACCAGCTTCCATTGTTTCCATTAGTGATAAGTAATTAGCTTTCTCTTTGCCGCATATGCTTTTTAAGTTCTTTGATGTTAATTGCCCCGTATAAACATAATATTGCGGCCCATTATCAGTCATTTCTTTTTCTGTAAGTATTATAAAATCTGGTTTCAACAAAATTCCTATGGAATTATTATGTGTCACGACGAAAACAGTGGATTTAAGTGATAGCTCCTTAATGGATACAATTACATTGTCTTTGATAAATATGTTGTCAAACGAAGACTCTGGTTCATCAATTAGAACCATTTCATATTTATAGGCATCCTTTAATTCTGCCAAAAGATTGTATTCGGCTTTTTCTCCTCCTGATAACTCACTATCGAAAAGGTTTTTTACTGTATAGGATAACTTCCAAAACGCTTTGTAAATGTTTTCATATTGAATATTATAGTTATCTCTTTCTTTCCTAAGTTTTCTGTAAAATTCGAATGGAGAACATGGAATCTTCATAAGTGAAGTTGTATTTTTTGCTGCACAAGCTTTATTTATTTCTGTAGCAGTGGTAATCCTGCTTACTTTTGCCTCAACTGCAAACCCGAATATTTGTTCAGTTTTAACAACCCTTTCTTCTCCTCCGGTTTGAATTAAATCGTTAAACTTATCCTCAATAACCAATAGCCTAAAATGATTCTTCAAATTTACATCTTCAATTGGGTTTAGAGATGACTTTTTCCCAAGGCTGCTTTTAATAGTCCTTACCAAGTGATTGGTTGCTTCAATTAAAAAGTTTTCTACTTTTATTTTATTATAATGCTTTATTAGTTCTAAACAGAGCTTGACCATTTTTTGTTTCGAAACCCATTTTGAAACTTCACTCTCGTACTTTATATCATCAATAATTGTAATTAAGGATTCAATAATCTTCTTTAAATCTGTTAAGTCTTGTGTATCCAAGGTTGATTCTGTAAAAAGCCTAACCCGTGAATATATATCTTCTTTTTGGGTATTGGTAGCAAAGTTTTTCAGCGTTTTAATATATGTTCCTATCTTGATAATACTTTCATCCCAATCAAGCGTTGAAATACATTCAAGCAATTGCTTTAGCTCTTTAAAATAATCGGCCGTAAAATGATCGTTTTCGCGTTCAATTATTTGTTCAAACTTCTCATCCTCACTTCTACTCACTAGATCAAATTGACGAATATATTTAATACTATCAATTGGATAGCTTTTCGCGATAGTATTCAATGTATATGTTTTCCCAGAAGAACGTTTCCCTAAAACAATATTTAAACCTGTAGATGCAACAGTGCCATCTTCTAATATCTGAAAAACTTGTTCTTGGTCACTGTCTGTTAAGCTAACATTCTTCTTGTCTTTGAGTGCATATTTAATTTTTGGAATAGAAATCTCATCGCAATTTATATACGTTTGTCGTGTCGGAAACTGATGACTATCCATTTTCTCCACTACTTGTGCCGCTCGCCAGTCACTGAAAAGCAATGGAGTTAGCCCGTCTTCTTTTTTATATCGTTCGAATTTTTTCGGACTCTGAACCTCTCCAGCATCAACAAACCCCTCAAGATTTTTTAGAATAGTATCGCTGACTTGAGGCTCTTTATCATAATGGGGAATGAGTAAGTATTGGTTCAGATTTGTAAATATGTTTGTAAATGCATTATAGTCAATTGATTCCGTGTCACTGACAAATTTATCTTGAACTTGTTTGCATTCTGTATCAAATTTTCCAAGCATATCTATTGGAGAAATTATTATGATGTGTCCATTTTCAATATTTATTTCTATTCCAGGGAACACAACTACCCCTCCCAACTTTGCACTAATAAATTCAAACTGTTGTCTATCAAAGCAGTTGTGATTTGTGATTGCAATAGCATCTATTCCTAATTTATCGACATACCCTTTCATTGCTTCAATTGAAAACGTGAAGTCAGAATCAAGATTAGTAGCCTTCGTATGAATATGGAAATCGAGTTTTTTCAAAACTATTCCCCTTTGACTAGTCCCTTTTGGTTAAACATCTAATAAATCCATCCCGCCGTGGCATTTCTGTTTACTCAACCAATTAGTGTCCGCAAATTCATAAACATTATTCCAATTATAACGCGAGAATCAAACATGTCAATATATTCTATATTATTGAGTTATTCAAAAGCTTAACAATGTAGGGCTTTTGAACTATTTTGTTAGGTGTAGAAGTTGGATACTTTCATTCTGCGTTACTTCATCAATCAGAGATGCATTCCGCCATTTTGGAATGATATAACTAACAAAAAAGGCTATCCGACCCTTTCAAATCAGATAGCCTTTATCCATACAATCAGTGCTACCGAAACGCTGCCTTGATGATTTACAGCGTTTATGGCTTTATTTTTATTCCCACTCAATAGTTGACGGCGGTTTGGAGGTTATATCATAAACAACACGGTTAACCGAACCGATTTCAGAAACAATGCGGTTCGAAATACGTGCCAGTAAGTCGTAGGGTAAACGCGCCCATTCCGCTGTCATAGCGTCGTTACTGGTAACGGCACGCAGGGCAATCAGATAATTGTAGGTGCGGGAATCATCGGCGACGCCGACGCTCTTAACATTTGTGAGGATAGCAAAGCTCTGCCATAATTGGCGGTATAACTTGGCTTTCTTGATTTCGTCCATTACAATCCAATCCGCGGATCGCAATGTTTCCAATTTTTCTTTGGTAACTTCACCGATAATACGAATTGCTAAACCGGGGCCGGGGAAAGGCTGTCGCCAAACCATTTCTTCCGGTAAGCCAAGCTCAAGCCCGACCTTGCGTGCTTCATCTTTAAACAGATATTTAAGCGGTTCCAAAAGCTCAAAGGTCATATCCGAGGGCAGTCCGCCCACGTTATGATGCGTTTTGATTTTAACGGTAGCGCTGCCGGTGGATGTGGCGCTTTCGATAACATCGGGGTAGAGGGTTCCCTGCCCCAAAAAGCCGACTTCGCCCAATTTATTGGCTTCTTCTTCAAAAACCTTAATAAACTCCGCGCCGATGATTTTACGTTTTTGTTCGGGGTCGGTAACGCCCTTTAAACGCTCCAAAAAGCGCTCCGAAGCATCAACGTAAATAACATTCATGCCTAAGTTCTGGCGGAATACCTCAAGTGTTCTTTCGGCCTCTTCGCGGCGTAATAAACCGTGGTTAACAAAAATACAGGTAAGTTGTTTGCCGATGGCCTTGTGCAGCAGCGTTGCCACAACCGAAGAATCGACACCGCCCGAAATAGCGTTAATAACCTTTCCGTCGCCGACCTGTCTTTTGATATTCTTGATACTGTTGACAATAAAGTTATCCATGGTCCACGTTGCGTGGCATTCACAGATTTTATAAACAAAATTTTCCAGAATTTGTTTGCCGTGCGGGGTATGAACAACATCCGGATGGAACTGGATACCGTACATATTGTCTTTATTTATAACGGCGATAGGGGTGTTTTCGGTGTACGCCAGAGATTCAAAGCCCGGAGGCAGTTTTTCAATAATGTTTGAATCGTCCATCCAAACCGTAATGGCATCGGGTAAATTGTTAAATAACGGGGAATCCTGGTTACTGATGTGTAAAACGGCGTGGTCGGACTCCTGGCCCGAATTTCCTTTGACCACTCCGCCCAATTGATAGGCCATTGCCTGCATTCCGTAACAAATCCCGAGGACGGGCAGCGCTTTTTCAAAGACATAAGCCGGAATTTTAGGCGCATTTTCGTCATAGACGCTCGACGGGCCGCCGGAAAGAATAATACCTTTGGGATTTAACTGGACAAGCTTCTCCCAGGGTGTATCGTGAGGGACCAGTTCGCAATAAACATTGAGTTCCCTGATATGGCGTGCGATAAGAAGGCTGTATTCGGAACCAAAGTCAATTACAATAATCGATTCTTGCTCCACACCGGAAACGGCTTCTCCGGTTGCGATCGGTTTTTCACCGGCGATCTCTTTGGCAATTTCGAGGTAGGTGGAAACTTCTGCGTCTCCGCTGGCGGCTACACGGTAACTTTCGTCTTTTGACTGCATTTTCTTTCCTGTATTTTAAAAAATTTTATAGCACTCAGGTTAACATTCTGCTATAATTATCGTCAAGTTAAGTATAGGACTTAAAGCCATGTCTTTTCAAACGCCCGCAAATACAAGCTCTCAAAAAAATATCGGAATAAATTTTTTAAAGAGGGACGGTGTGATTGTTTTTCCCACCGATACCGTCTATTGTTTGGCTTGCAGGTACGATAATATCAAAGCCGTAAACAGAGTATACGAAATAAAGCAAAGGGCGCACAATTTGGCTTTACCGATTATGGTCGCCGATAAAGCACAGATTAATAAAATAGTAAAATATATCCCGGATTCGGCGCAGCCCTTTATTGCTAAATATATGCCGGGGCCGATTACGCTTATAATGCCGAAAGCTGATTCCGTAAACAGTTTGATTACCGATAATAAAGATACGGTGGCGGTGCGTATCCCCAAGCACGATTTAACGCTGGATTTAATTAAAGGCGTCGGGGTGCCCTTGGTAGCTACCAGCGCCAATATCAGCGGCATGCCCAATAACGCCGATGCCGAACAAGTAATTAAACAAATCGGTGATAAAGTCGATTTTGTTTTGGATAGCGGAGAGTGCCCGCTCGGTACAGTATCCACCATTGTTGATGTTACCGGAGAAATTCCGGTTATTCTCAGAGAAGGGGCAATCAGCCGCAAGGAACTGCAAATATTTTACGAAGGGATAAAATAATGACTAACAATAATAATATCGCCATAGGCTGCGACCACAGAGGGTTGGAGTTAAAAGAAAGGGTTAAAACAATTCTGGCAGCGAAAGGGTATAATTGCCGTGACTTCGGTACTTATACCGAGGAGTCGATTGATTATCCCGATATTGCCGGGCTTGTTTGCAATAATGTTACCGCAGGCATTGCCGATAAAGGTATACTTATCTGTTCTACGGGAGCCGGAATGTGCATTGCCGCCAATAAGTTTAACGGAATCCGTGCCGTACTTTGTTTTGACAGTTTTTTGGCACGGCGCGCCCGCGAGCATAACGATGCCAATGTTTTGTGCCTTGCCTCCTCGGTTAATACCGACGTGCTTAGCGATATTGTTACCAATTTTTTGGAAGGTGTTTTTGAAGGGGACAGACACCAACGCCGCATTGATAAAATTAAAGCGATTGAACTTGCCAACAAACAGGATTGTTAACCTGTGTCAGCTATAAATAGATTTGACACTTAACACGACATTGTGATACTTTAGGATTAAAATCGCGGAGATGGGCTCGTTTAAACTGATTTAGATCCGTCCCCATTGGGATGGATTTTTTAATTTTAGCCGTTTAAGGGGATTTTATATGAGAAGCGATGCAGTTAAAAAAGGGATTGAAAGAGCACCGCACCGTTCGCTGATTCATGCACTCGGTGTTTCTGCTCCGGACATAAAAAAACCGTTTGTCGGGGTGGTAAACAGCTTCACCGAGGTTGTTCCCGGCCATATTCATTTAAGAGGCATTGCCGATGCGGTCAAGGAAAATATTCGTGCTGCCGGCGGTGTTCCCTTCGAATTTAATACTATCGCCGTTTGCGACGGTATTGCTATGAATCACGCCGGTATGAATTACAGTTTATCCAGCCGTGAACTGATTGCCGATTCAATTGAAATTGTAGCGCAAGCGCACGCTTTTGATGCGCTGGTGTTTATCCCCAACTGCGATAAAGTTGTTCCCGGGATGTTAATGGCCGCTCTAAGGCTAAATATTCCGTCTGTCTTTGTTAGCGGCGGCCCGATGATGGCAGGGAAATATGAAACCGATAAAGGTTGCCAAAAGGTTGATTTAAACTCTGTTTTTGAAGGCGTCGGGAAAGTTGTAACGCAACAAATGACAGAAGAGGAATTACAAAAATTGGAAGAAGTGGCGTGCCCCGGTTGCGGAAGTTGTTCGGGGATGTTTACCGCTAATACAATGAACTGCATTACCGAGGCAATCGGAATGGGTCTTCCCGGTAACGGGACTATACCCGCGATTGACCCGCGCAGAATTGAACTTGCCAAAGAAGCCGGCAGAAGAATTATCGATTTGCTTGCCGCCAATGTTTGCCCGAGGGATATTATCAATCCCCAATCTTTGGAAAACGCCTTTTACGTTGATATGGCGCTGGGTGGCAGTACCAATTCGGTTTTGCATCTGATGGCAATCGCGCACGAGGCGGGGGTTAGTTTTCCGTTGGACAGAATCAATGCCGTTAGCGAAAAAACGCCTTGTCTTTGTAAATTAAGGCCTGCGGGCAATTATCATATTGAAGATTTAGACAGGGCCGGCGGGATTCCGGCGGTTATGAAAGAGCTTAAATATTTACTGAATTCGGATTTAAATACCGTTTCGGGGTTAACAATCGGTCAAATTGCCGGCGCTGCGGTTGTCAAAGATTCCGACGTAATCCGTTCTAAAGAGACAGCCTACTCCGATAAAGGCGGCTTAACGATTCTTTTCGGTAACCTGGCGCCTCAGGGGGGTGTTGTTAAACGGTCGGCGGTGGCGCCTGAAATGATGGTCCATCAGGGGCCGGCGCGCGTTTTTGATTCCGAGGGCGATGCCACCAAGGCAATTATGGACGGTAAAATCAAAGACGGCGATGTTTTGGTTATCCGCTATGAGGGCCCTAAAGGCGGCCCGGGAATGCGGGAAATGCTTACGCCGACTTCATTGCTTGGCGGAATGGGGCTCGATAAGACCGTGGCCTTAATAACCGACGGTCGTTTTTCGGGCGCTACAAGAGGAGCGGCAATCGGCCATGTTTCACCGGAGGCTGCTGCCGGCGGTCCGATTGCAGCAGTAAAAGAAGGGGATATTATCAGTATCGATATTCCCAACAATAAACTTGAAGTTAATATTTCCGATGAGGAGATTAATAAAAAAATTGCGGTGTTAAAGCCCTTTGAATCAAAATTCAAGACGGGTTATCTGGCAAGATATGCCGAAAGTGTTACATCGGCCAGCACCGGCGCTGTTTTTACTAAATAACGGAGGTTGATTATGAAGAAAACCGGATCGCAAATATTGTGTGAAAGCCTGATTAATGAGGGTGTTGATACGATGTTCGGTATTCTTGGAGGGGTTATCATTCCTTTTTATGATACCTTACCGCAATATCCTCAGTTAAGGCATATTTTGGTTGCTCACGAGCAGGGCGGGGCCCATGCCGCCGAGGGTTATGCGCGTGCCACGGGCAAAGTAGGTGTCTGTGTTGCTACATCCGGCCCCGGCGCTACCAATCTTGTAACGGGGATTGCCGATGCCTATATGGATTCCATCCCTATGGTAGCAATTACCGGTCAGGTTGCGAGTTCTTTAATCGGAAAAGATGCTTTTCAAGAAATTGATATTACGGGTATCACCCTTCCGATAACAAAACATAATTATTTGGTTACCGATACCGCTTCGTTGG encodes the following:
- the guaA gene encoding glutamine-hydrolyzing GMP synthase; its protein translation is MQSKDESYRVAASGDAEVSTYLEIAKEIAGEKPIATGEAVSGVEQESIIVIDFGSEYSLLIARHIRELNVYCELVPHDTPWEKLVQLNPKGIILSGGPSSVYDENAPKIPAYVFEKALPVLGICYGMQAMAYQLGGVVKGNSGQESDHAVLHISNQDSPLFNNLPDAITVWMDDSNIIEKLPPGFESLAYTENTPIAVINKDNMYGIQFHPDVVHTPHGKQILENFVYKICECHATWTMDNFIVNSIKNIKRQVGDGKVINAISGGVDSSVVATLLHKAIGKQLTCIFVNHGLLRREEAERTLEVFRQNLGMNVIYVDASERFLERLKGVTDPEQKRKIIGAEFIKVFEEEANKLGEVGFLGQGTLYPDVIESATSTGSATVKIKTHHNVGGLPSDMTFELLEPLKYLFKDEARKVGLELGLPEEMVWRQPFPGPGLAIRIIGEVTKEKLETLRSADWIVMDEIKKAKLYRQLWQSFAILTNVKSVGVADDSRTYNYLIALRAVTSNDAMTAEWARLPYDLLARISNRIVSEIGSVNRVVYDITSKPPSTIEWE
- a CDS encoding DUF6290 family protein, encoding MATITVRLNKDEERIYKEYAEYKNIPLSTLMKEALTEKIENEIDLKAILAYEEALKNGQVGYVSFGEIKKRLKM
- a CDS encoding L-threonylcarbamoyladenylate synthase, which encodes MSFQTPANTSSQKNIGINFLKRDGVIVFPTDTVYCLACRYDNIKAVNRVYEIKQRAHNLALPIMVADKAQINKIVKYIPDSAQPFIAKYMPGPITLIMPKADSVNSLITDNKDTVAVRIPKHDLTLDLIKGVGVPLVATSANISGMPNNADAEQVIKQIGDKVDFVLDSGECPLGTVSTIVDVTGEIPVILREGAISRKELQIFYEGIK
- the rpiB gene encoding ribose 5-phosphate isomerase B → MTNNNNIAIGCDHRGLELKERVKTILAAKGYNCRDFGTYTEESIDYPDIAGLVCNNVTAGIADKGILICSTGAGMCIAANKFNGIRAVLCFDSFLARRAREHNDANVLCLASSVNTDVLSDIVTNFLEGVFEGDRHQRRIDKIKAIELANKQDC
- a CDS encoding type II toxin-antitoxin system RelE/ParE family toxin; the encoded protein is MKYSIVFEKNAEKQLSELGITQQRIIINWISENLGNAENPRVHGTALKGKKEYWRYKIGDYRVIADIKGMGIYLITIERGNRKSIYND
- the ilvD gene encoding dihydroxy-acid dehydratase: MRSDAVKKGIERAPHRSLIHALGVSAPDIKKPFVGVVNSFTEVVPGHIHLRGIADAVKENIRAAGGVPFEFNTIAVCDGIAMNHAGMNYSLSSRELIADSIEIVAQAHAFDALVFIPNCDKVVPGMLMAALRLNIPSVFVSGGPMMAGKYETDKGCQKVDLNSVFEGVGKVVTQQMTEEELQKLEEVACPGCGSCSGMFTANTMNCITEAIGMGLPGNGTIPAIDPRRIELAKEAGRRIIDLLAANVCPRDIINPQSLENAFYVDMALGGSTNSVLHLMAIAHEAGVSFPLDRINAVSEKTPCLCKLRPAGNYHIEDLDRAGGIPAVMKELKYLLNSDLNTVSGLTIGQIAGAAVVKDSDVIRSKETAYSDKGGLTILFGNLAPQGGVVKRSAVAPEMMVHQGPARVFDSEGDATKAIMDGKIKDGDVLVIRYEGPKGGPGMREMLTPTSLLGGMGLDKTVALITDGRFSGATRGAAIGHVSPEAAAGGPIAAVKEGDIISIDIPNNKLEVNISDEEINKKIAVLKPFESKFKTGYLARYAESVTSASTGAVFTK